One Comamonas odontotermitis genomic window, CTCGATGACGCCGTATGAGCGGGCCAAGCCCGAACAGATCAAGGCCACTCGCAAAAAGCGCATTGCCGCAGGTGCCGGAGTGCAAGTACAGGAGGTCAATCGCCTGTTGAACGAGTTCGGCCAGATGCAGCAGATGATGAAGAAGATGAAGGGCGGCGGCCTGATGAAGATGATGAAGAAAATGGGTGGCATGAAGGGAATGAAAGGCATGATGGGCGGCGGAGGTATGCCCAAGCTGCCGTTCTGAAGGAGAGCGTCTGCCCAAAAGTAAAAACGCCTGCAGTTCACCGCAGGCGTTTTTTGTTTTTGTCATCAAGGAACGGGGCTGCCCGGGCAGTCGATGATGGCTATTTGTGATATTTACTTAGAAATATCAAGAAATTAGGCTTCTGGCAGCGGCCACTTTACAGTCGGCAATGGCAGAGCCAGGCGCATCTGGTGCGGTCGGGAATGCGCCTATTTCACCGCCACCTTGGCATCTCCGGGCAGCATGCGGCCAATGACGCTCGCATCGGAGAATCCATGGCCCTTGAAGGTCTCCAGCACCTGCTGGATGGCTCCGGGCTGGCACGACACCAGCAGGCCGCCTGAGGTTTGCGGGTCCGTCAGCAGGCTGCGCATGGCGTCGGACACGTTTTCGCCCAGCTCCACATCTGTACCGTAGGATGCCCAGTTGCGGCCCGAGGCTCCTGTTGCAATGCCTTGTTCGGCCAGTTCGCGCACGCCGGGCAGCAGGGGCACCAGGTCGCTGTCGATGTTGGCCGTCAATCCGGCGCCGCGCGCCAGCTCCAGCGTGTGGCCCAGCAGGCCAAAGCCGGTGACATCGGTGAGTGCATGCACTCCTTCGATCTGCGCCAGCACGGTTCCGGGGCGGTTGAGCTGGGTGGTGGTGTGTACCATGGCTGCGTAGCCTGCGTGGTCCAGCAGGCTTTTTTTCAGCGCTGCAGACTGGATGCCGACTCCTAGTGGTTTACCCAGAATCAATACGTCACCCGATTGCGCATCGCTGTTGCGCTTGAGGTTCTTGGGGTTGACCACGCCGATGCCGACCAGGCCGTAGATGGGTTCCACGGAATCAATGGAATGGCCACCGGCCAGGGGAATACCGGCATCACGGCAGACCGATTCACCGCCTTCCAGAATCTTGGCAATCACATCATGCGGCAGCACATTGATGGGCATGCCGACAATTGCCAGAGCCATCACCGGCGTGCCGCCCATGGCATAGATGTCAGACAGCGCATTGGTGGCGGCAATTCGGCCGAAATCATAGGGGTCGTCGACGATCGGCATGAAAAAATCCGTTGTCGCAACAATGGCCTGCTCGTCGTTGATCTGATAGACGGCCGCATCGTCCGCCGTCTCGGTGCCCACCAGCAATTGGGCGTAGAACTGCTTGGGCAGCGCGCTGCGGCTCATCAGGTCAGCCAGCACGCCCGGGGCAATCTTGCAGCCACAGCCGCCGCCATGGGACAAGGAAGTGAGTCGAGGGGTCTGGGTGAGGTCGGTAGTCATGGATCAGAGTCTGGCGGGCAGGAGGAGCTACCCCTATTATCGACAGCTTGCGCATTCCCTGCGCCTTGATGGGGAGCAATTGCAACCAGCCGTGAGCAAGGGATTGGCGGTACAGCAATTTTTACATTGCTAATTGTAAATATATGGAAGAATGCCAGGGGATTGACGGGGGAGATGCATGGCGCAATGTGTCTCCAGGCAGTTGTCACTGAAGTCATGGAGCTGTTGTTGTCATATTGGAGGCCAGGTCGAGGCAATCGAACATGGTCCCGCCGCTTCAGCGGCTGGGCGTGGCTCTTTGCTGCCTGTTTAAGCTGGTCGGCGGTTGCGTCAGAGGCTACCGATGCAGAGGTAGCCGCTGAAACCAATGTGCAAGCGGTAACGCGCACCGTGATCGGGATACTGGGCTATACGCGCTGGCCCCATGAAAGCGAAGAGTTGCGGCTGTGCGCAGTGGGCGCCACGGAATATGGAGCAGGGTTGCTGCAAAGCTCCGGGCTGGCGGTCGCTGGTCGGCGTCTCAGTGTCAAACAGGTGGATTCCGCACAGCTGAAAGCCTCCGAGTGCGATGGCCTCTATGTGGGAGACATGGGCGAGCAGCAGTGGCGCAAGCTGATGCAGCAAGAAAGCGGCCGCCCCCTGTTGACGATCAGTGAGCGCAGTGCGCTGTGCCGCATCGGTGCCATGTTCTGCCTCAGCCGCCAAGGTGAAGGCCCGGGCTTTGAAGTCAATCTGGACTCGATTGCCCGCAGTGGCCTGCGCATCAGTCCCAAGATACTGCAGCTGGCGCGGTCCAAGGCGGTGCCATGAGCCTTTTCATGGACAGCCAGGCATCGTTGCACGCAGTGATCCGGCGGGCCCATCTGCGCATGGCCGCCATGGCCATCTCGCTGGCAGGCGTCCTGCTGCTCGTGGTCGGGGTGGTGGTGCTGCGTTTCTACCTGCTCAACAACTTGCAATTGATGGCCCGATCTCTGGCCTATACGGTCGAAGCGTCGTTGGTGTTCAACGACCATGGCGAGGCCAGCAGGGTACTGGATCAATTGCTGCGAAACGAGGATGTAGCCCGCAGCCAGGTGTTTGACGCCCAGGGGCAGGTATTTGTGCAGTGGAGTTCTGCCAAAACCAGCTCGGGTGGCACCGGTGAGTTGCTGGCGGCAGTCATGGGAATGCGCCCTGCCGAAGCGCCGGTGAGCCAGGATGGCAGGCAGATCGGGCGTGTGGTGCTCTACAGCGACGGCGCAGGGTTCATTCGATTTCTCAGCTCCGGCTTGGCGGTGCTGTTGCTGTGCGTGGGGGTCAGCGGATTTATCGGCATGCGCCAGTCACGCCGCATGCTGGCCGATATTGCCGAGCCGTTGCAGCAACTGGCCAGAGTGGCTCGCGCGGTGCGGCATGATCGATCCATGGGGCAACGCGTGCCTCCCGCCCGGATTGCGGAGCTGCATGAACTGGGCGATGACTTCAATGCGCTGCTGTCTGAATTGCAAATGCGGCAGGAGCGGCTGCGGCAGCAGAACTCGCAATTGGAGCTGCAGGCATCGCGCGACGGCCTGACGGGGCTGGCCAATCGCTCACATTTCGAGCAGCGCCTTCAGCAGGCGCTGCTCGATGCGGAGGCCATGGGGCGCAAGCTCGCCGTACTTTTTATCGATAATGACCGCTTCAAGCAGGTCAACGATATTCATGGCCATGCGGCCGGAGACGCGCTGCTCAGGGCGGTAGGGCTCCGCCTTCATTCCGTGGTGCGCGAGGCAGACCTGGTTGCCAGGCTGGGCGGCGATGAATTTGCCATTCTGCTCTACCCCATTGGCGGCATGGCGGATGCCCAGGTGGTGGAGCACAAGATCCAGGAGGCGATGCAGTGCCCTGTGGTGACCAGTAGCGGTGTAGCACTCAGGCCCTCCGTGAGCGTCGGTATTGCAGTCTTCCCGCAGCACGGGCAGGATATGGAGGAATTGATGGGCCACGCAGACCAAGCCATGTACGAAGCCAAGGTGGTACGCCATGCCGGAAGTGCTGCGAACAAGGAGTAAATAATGGAGTGGAGCCAGAGAGCCGGGGAGAAGTCACGTATTGCCCATGGAATGCGTTGGGCCATGGCCATGGTATTGGCTGTGGTGCTGGCCGCGTGCCAGACTCCGCCACCGCCGCCAGTACAGCAAAGCGGACTGACGGCGCAACAGCAACAGGTGCTGCGCAACCAGGGGTTCTCGGAAGGAGATCAAGGCTGGGAGTTGCAGATGTCCGGCAAGCTGCTTTTCGAGTTTGATTCTGCCGAGGTGGGCGAGGCTGCGCGCACCAAGGTCGTGGAGCTCGCGCGGGCCTTGCTGAAAGAGGGCATCGACCGGCTACGCGTGGAAGGCTATACCGACGACCGAGGCAGTGCGGCCTACAACCTGAAACTGTCATTGCGCAGAGCTCAGGCTGTGAGCGATGTGTTGGTAGAGGCTGGCATGCCCAGGCAGAACATCGAGGTCAAGGGGCTTGGCAATGCCTTGCCTGTCATATCGGGCAATGCCGCAGAAAATCGCCGTGTCGCCATTGTGGTGCCCTTGTTCTAGATGTGCAGCTGCCAAGGCACTTCTTCTTGATGCTGCGGCTTTACGAAGGCTCGGTGTTGGGGCGCAGGACTGTCCGTTGCGTGAGCGGAGTTGCTGCACCGCTTTCTGGCATGCAGGTGGTTTCAGCAGTTCTGTCATCCTGTAGGACGGGTATGGGCAAGAGATGGAAAGCGCTGGCGCTGGTGCCCTGGGTTTTCTTGGTGGGCTGTACCCCGGCATCGAATCTGGATCACAAAGCGGATCGCACACAAAACCCTGCCAAGGACGCACGCTGGCTGACCTTGATCGTCAAGGCCGGGGACGGCATCGAGCCCCAGCCGGTCACGCTGGAATACGAATCAGAAAAATGCGAGGAGCCGAGGAGCTACGGCGTCGGTGGGCAGTCGCAAAGCGGCGTTGCCCTGATGCGGGCTTCTCACTACGAAAAGATCAGCCTTGATCGAGCGCCGGAGAACCATGTCTACAAGGCGCGCTTTGCGATCGATGCCGGAGGAAGCTGCCAGTGGAAGCTGGTGTCTCTGGAGACCTCGTTCAAATATCGGAGCCATCATCCCCTGGCCCAAGGCAAGGAAGCGATTTCGAACAGGGAGAAGTTCGCTTTCAGAAGTGAAAAGGACTCTGTTCGCACACCCAACGTGAGAGTCAATTTTGAGTATTTCCCAGTGGTTTATCTCCACGACCACCCATCGGAGAACAGGTTTCGGTTGCAGAAAAAGTCCATGTTCTTCCCGCCGAGTCTGGATCCGTCGGAGTCGGGGACCATGACCCTAGAGCCCAAGGTGTTTGGCGACATGGCGATGACGGTCGGCGAAGACCCCCAGAGCAGACGAAATTATGTCGTAGCCTATCCCGACGGCGCAAAGGGCACGAGCTGGTCCAGGGATGTAGTGGGAGTTGAGGACAAAAGAATGCAGTGCTTGCTCTCCCCTGCAAAACAGAATTGCGCCCGGTTCAGCCCTATAAAGCGCTGATACGTCTGTCGGAGTGCATGGGATGGCGGAGGGCAGCTGGAGTCGAACCAACCCAGGAGTGGCTGACACCCCTCACCGGGTTTGAAGCCCGGCCGCACCACCGGGCACGATTGCCTTCCATCAGAAAGTGCGCCGATTGTAGCCATTCCCGTTGCCCGTTGAGCCGGAGTGGATCATGCCCCTCAAAATGGAGTCAGGCGTGGCATGCGGCGCCCCGAGGCGCAAACGAAGTGCCTGTTCGGCACTTCTTCCAGGTCGCCTGTTCCCCTCGCAGACGTTTCATGGCTGGCTGGCCTGCCAGCGCACACCGGGGCGCAGCATGTGGGCGTCGCGCACACGGCGGGTGTAGCCCACGCGGTCGAAGAACTCGAGGATCTGGATGGCGCGCTTGCGCCCGAGGCCTGTTGCATCTCGAAAGGCCGCAGCCTCCACCGCGCCCCGCTCGGCCTGCAAGGCCAGATCGGCGACCAATGCGGCCAGAGCATCGGTTTGCTCGGCTGCATAAAAGAGATCCTTGACAACCTGAAACACCAAGCCTTGCCGGGCCAATTTCTTGAGCAGTTGGCGTACCATTTCCTCGCCACTGCCGTGGTCCCGCGCGAGATCGCGAATCCAGGGCGGATCGAAACGGCCAGCGCCAATGGCGGGCAGCAGGCGCTCGGCCAAGGCCTGTTCAGCATTGCTCAACTGCACGCTGTGGCCTGGCAGATGCAGCCATGCACCGGTGGTGCTGATGTGCTGTGCCTGCAGCAAAGCCTCAATGAGGCTGGTGTAGAGCGCGTCGTGCATGCCATGCTGCAGGCTGGGCAATGCCATGCGGCGAAGGCGCGCAGCGTTGATGCCGGGCTCATCGGGCGCCACGCTGTGAAAACGTTCCAGGGCCTCAAGCACCTGGGTCTGCAGCGTCAGCCAAGCCCCATTGCTCAGCAAGAGCGCATCGCCATCCGTGGTGGGAAGTACGATGGCTTGGGCGGGGACCGGCGGCTGCGCCAGGCCTGTCAGCCGCACCAACTGGGATCGGGCGATGCCATAAGAGGCCTCGGCCAACAGTGGTGCAGTGTCATGGCTTGTGACCCAGTGCTCCAGTGCTGCAAGGAACGCCAGCCGTGCCTCACTGCGGCGCTTGCGCGCTGGCGCATACGGGTCCAGCACCGTGGCCCCTGCAATGGTGCGGCTGGCCTGGGCATTGCGGATGATGATGCGATCACCCGGTTGTACAACGGCCGGCGCATCCAGCACCAGCTGGGCCAGGCATTCGGCTTCAGGCGGCAGTTCGCCGTCTTGCAGCAGGGCCACATGGCCGGTGCAGTGCATGGTGCCCAGGTGCATATGCACGGGCGCCCAGGGTTTGAGCGCTGGCGCACCGGCCAGCAACTGCAGTCGCACGTCGATACGTTGGGTGGTGTGCAGCAGGCGTGCATCCAGCAGCCAGTCGCCGCGCGCGATATCTTCCTTGGCAATGCCTGCAAGGTTGAGCGCACAGCGCTGTCCGGCCACGCCCTGGTTGCTCGCCCGGTTCTGCGCGTGGATGCTGCGCACCCGCACTGTCTTTCCGGTGGCCGAATGCACCAGGCTGTCGCCCACGGCAGCACTGCCATTGAAAACCGTACCCGTGACCACGGTCCCCTGTCCTGCCAGGCTGAACACGCGGTCGACGGCCAGGCGAAACAGGCCTTGCTGCGCGCGCTGGGGCATGGCCTGTGCAACGGCGTGCAGGTGCTGGCGCAGCGCATGCACGCCCTGGTCGCCCGGCAGTGCAGCCGCAGTCTCGAAAACAGGGGCATTGGCGAGAGGGCCATCTGCGAGAAGCGCGCGTATCGCATCCTTTACTATCGTCATGCGCTCGGGTGTTACGCGATCAACCTTGGTGAGCGCGACAGTGCCTTGTCGGACACCCAGCAGCTGCAGAATTTCCAGATGTTCGCGTGTCTGCGGCATCACCCCGTCATCGGCCGCCACCACCAGGAGTGCGTGGTCGATGCCCACGGCGCCTGCGGCCATGGTGTGAATGAACTTCTCATGCCCTGGCACATCGATGATGCCCAGTACATCACCATTGGACAGGGGGGCGTAGGCATAACCCAGCTCGATGGAGATACCGCGCGCCTTCTCTTCCTTGAGGCGGTCGGTTTCCACGCCCGTCAAGGCGCGTACCAGGGTGGTTTTGCCATGGTCAATATGGCCTGCGGTTCCAATGATCATTTGGAAATGCTCTGTTTTTTATAGCTCTTGGCGATTTTCAGACGGGCGCCAGAATAAGTTTCTTCCAGTTGTCGATGAACGCGGCCTGGTCTGTGGCTTCAAGGCAGCGCAGATCCAGCCACAGGGCATCCTGGCGCAGGCGGCCAATGACCGGGCGTGGCAGCCGACGAAGCGCAGCTTCGAGCTGCTGCAGCAACTGGCCGGCGCGCCTGGGGTCTGCGGAGCGGATCACCAGGCCATGGCTGGGCAGGCTTTCCACAGGCAGCGCGCCGCTGCCGATCTGGCTGGACATGGCAGCCGGCTCCACCACATACGCGGTGCCCAGCGCGCTTTGCACAGGGGCTTGCAGAACTTCGGCCTGCTGCTGCATGTCGGATGCAGCGCGGGTGAACAGGCGCAAGGTGGTGAGGCGAAGGGCCAATTGCTCGGGGTGCAGGTACAGGCTCAGGGTGGGCTCCAGCGCGGCCAGCGTCAGCTTGCCTACGCGCAATGCACGTTTGAGCGGGTTCTTCTTGATCTGTGCAATCAGTGTCTTCTTGCCGACGATGATGCCCGCCTGTGGGCCACCCAGCAATTTGTCGCCGCTGAAGGTGACGATGTCGGCGCCGGCTTCGACGGTTTCTCGCACCGTCACCTCGTACGGCAAGCCCCAGGCCCGCATGTCGACCAAGGTGCCACTGCCCAGGTCCACGATCATTGGCAGTTGGTGGGTGTGTGCAATATTCGCCACGGCGGCATCCGAAACAGACTTGGTGAACCCCGAGATGGCGTAGTTGCTGCAATGCACCTTCATCAGCGCCGCCGTCTGGCCGGAGATGGCTTCGGCATAGTCCTTTTCATGTGTGCGGTTGGTGGTGCCGACTTCGACCAGGGTGGCGCCCGCGCGCGTCATCACATCGGGGATACGGAAGGCGCCGCCAATCTCCACCAGTTCACCGCGGGAGACGATAACCTCCCTGTTCGATGCCAGAGTGGACAGCACCAGCAGCACCGCCGCTGCGTTGTTGTTGACGATGGTGGCGGCTTCCGCGCCGGTCAGGCGGCAGATCAGGTCCTCTACCAGATCGTCGCGGTCGCCGCGGCCCCCATCGGCCAGGTCATATTCCAGGTTGCTGGGTGTGGCCAGCGCCTGCACCACGGCGTCCATGGCCTCCTGCGGCAGCAGTGCGCGGCCTAGGTTGGTGTGCAGCACGGTTCCGGTCAGGTTGTAGACGGCCCGCAGGCGAGGGGCAAATAGCCGCTGCAGCGCATGCTCGGCAGCATCCAGCAGGGCGTCGGCACTGGGCGCGGTCTGGCTGTCCTTGGCTGCCAACCACTGGGCGCGAGCGTCTGCAAGCGCTGCGCGAATGGCATCGGTGCATTGCGTTTTGCCATAGTGCGCAAGCAGCCCGGCAGTACGGGGATGCTGCAGCAACTTGTCGACGGAGGGCAGGTGAGAGGCAGTGCGCATGGGTGAAACGTCTAAAAACGAAAAACGATGGTGCGGGTAAGCAACCATCGTTCTAGTATGGCATGGTGGCACGGCGCGCATCATTGCGCCTTGCCATCAGCAGCCGGCGGGCCGCCGTCAGTGCAGGTCGGGCACGGAAGCGCTGTCGTCCGCCTGGGGTTCCGCCACGGCAACAAACAGCAACGGGTTGCCGCTGGCGCGCTGGAACCGGGTCTCTTCGCTCATCAGCAGATCGAGCATCAGGCTGGCCAGATCATCGGCCAGCGGCTCGGCCAACGGGTCCTTTTCCTGGTTGACGATCTTGCGGTAGCTGCCGCACGCGTCACAGGTTTCGGCGAGCACCACATCCTTGCCACCTTCCAGGCCCTGGTAGTGAATGCCTTTGGTCGATTCGCAGTGCGAGCACTTGACGCGCACCATATGCCATTCGGTGCTGCAGCAGCCGCAGTGCAGATAACGGTGACCGGCCATCTTGCCGCCAATGCGCACCACGCTGGCCACCGGCTCGGCGGCGCATACGGGGCAGATGGTGGCGGGATCGGTGTAGGGCACGTCGCCGGCCCGCAACTGGCTTGCGCGGCGGGCAAACACCACCTGCAGCGCGGCCATGGCAAAGGGGGCCATACCCACATCGCGTGCAGCCAATTCCTTGGTGAGCAGGCGCTTTGCCAGGGCGTTGCGCTCCTCGGCACTTGTTGCCTGCAGCTCTGCAATCAGTGGTTGCAGTGGCGCGGGCAGCCCGCCTGCGCCGGAGAGATCGGCCAGCATGCCATCCAACACCTGGTGCCAGACGGGGTCGAGATGGTCTGCGGCCGGCAGCAGTGGCGACGAAAATTCCTGCGCCTGTGCAATGGCCGCTGCATCGGGCTCTGCCACACGCAAGTTCTGCACGGCGCGGTGCTGGGCCTGCACCAGACTGGCGATGAAGTTCAGGTAGTCGGCAATC contains:
- the selD gene encoding selenide, water dikinase SelD gives rise to the protein MTTDLTQTPRLTSLSHGGGCGCKIAPGVLADLMSRSALPKQFYAQLLVGTETADDAAVYQINDEQAIVATTDFFMPIVDDPYDFGRIAATNALSDIYAMGGTPVMALAIVGMPINVLPHDVIAKILEGGESVCRDAGIPLAGGHSIDSVEPIYGLVGIGVVNPKNLKRNSDAQSGDVLILGKPLGVGIQSAALKKSLLDHAGYAAMVHTTTQLNRPGTVLAQIEGVHALTDVTGFGLLGHTLELARGAGLTANIDSDLVPLLPGVRELAEQGIATGASGRNWASYGTDVELGENVSDAMRSLLTDPQTSGGLLVSCQPGAIQQVLETFKGHGFSDASVIGRMLPGDAKVAVK
- a CDS encoding YfiR family protein — its product is MQAVTRTVIGILGYTRWPHESEELRLCAVGATEYGAGLLQSSGLAVAGRRLSVKQVDSAQLKASECDGLYVGDMGEQQWRKLMQQESGRPLLTISERSALCRIGAMFCLSRQGEGPGFEVNLDSIARSGLRISPKILQLARSKAVP
- a CDS encoding diguanylate cyclase domain-containing protein, which encodes MSLFMDSQASLHAVIRRAHLRMAAMAISLAGVLLLVVGVVVLRFYLLNNLQLMARSLAYTVEASLVFNDHGEASRVLDQLLRNEDVARSQVFDAQGQVFVQWSSAKTSSGGTGELLAAVMGMRPAEAPVSQDGRQIGRVVLYSDGAGFIRFLSSGLAVLLLCVGVSGFIGMRQSRRMLADIAEPLQQLARVARAVRHDRSMGQRVPPARIAELHELGDDFNALLSELQMRQERLRQQNSQLELQASRDGLTGLANRSHFEQRLQQALLDAEAMGRKLAVLFIDNDRFKQVNDIHGHAAGDALLRAVGLRLHSVVREADLVARLGGDEFAILLYPIGGMADAQVVEHKIQEAMQCPVVTSSGVALRPSVSVGIAVFPQHGQDMEELMGHADQAMYEAKVVRHAGSAANKE
- a CDS encoding OmpA family protein, with the translated sequence MAMVLAVVLAACQTPPPPPVQQSGLTAQQQQVLRNQGFSEGDQGWELQMSGKLLFEFDSAEVGEAARTKVVELARALLKEGIDRLRVEGYTDDRGSAAYNLKLSLRRAQAVSDVLVEAGMPRQNIEVKGLGNALPVISGNAAENRRVAIVVPLF
- the selB gene encoding selenocysteine-specific translation elongation factor; the encoded protein is MIIGTAGHIDHGKTTLVRALTGVETDRLKEEKARGISIELGYAYAPLSNGDVLGIIDVPGHEKFIHTMAAGAVGIDHALLVVAADDGVMPQTREHLEILQLLGVRQGTVALTKVDRVTPERMTIVKDAIRALLADGPLANAPVFETAAALPGDQGVHALRQHLHAVAQAMPQRAQQGLFRLAVDRVFSLAGQGTVVTGTVFNGSAAVGDSLVHSATGKTVRVRSIHAQNRASNQGVAGQRCALNLAGIAKEDIARGDWLLDARLLHTTQRIDVRLQLLAGAPALKPWAPVHMHLGTMHCTGHVALLQDGELPPEAECLAQLVLDAPAVVQPGDRIIIRNAQASRTIAGATVLDPYAPARKRRSEARLAFLAALEHWVTSHDTAPLLAEASYGIARSQLVRLTGLAQPPVPAQAIVLPTTDGDALLLSNGAWLTLQTQVLEALERFHSVAPDEPGINAARLRRMALPSLQHGMHDALYTSLIEALLQAQHISTTGAWLHLPGHSVQLSNAEQALAERLLPAIGAGRFDPPWIRDLARDHGSGEEMVRQLLKKLARQGLVFQVVKDLFYAAEQTDALAALVADLALQAERGAVEAAAFRDATGLGRKRAIQILEFFDRVGYTRRVRDAHMLRPGVRWQASQP
- the selA gene encoding L-seryl-tRNA(Sec) selenium transferase, with product MRTASHLPSVDKLLQHPRTAGLLAHYGKTQCTDAIRAALADARAQWLAAKDSQTAPSADALLDAAEHALQRLFAPRLRAVYNLTGTVLHTNLGRALLPQEAMDAVVQALATPSNLEYDLADGGRGDRDDLVEDLICRLTGAEAATIVNNNAAAVLLVLSTLASNREVIVSRGELVEIGGAFRIPDVMTRAGATLVEVGTTNRTHEKDYAEAISGQTAALMKVHCSNYAISGFTKSVSDAAVANIAHTHQLPMIVDLGSGTLVDMRAWGLPYEVTVRETVEAGADIVTFSGDKLLGGPQAGIIVGKKTLIAQIKKNPLKRALRVGKLTLAALEPTLSLYLHPEQLALRLTTLRLFTRAASDMQQQAEVLQAPVQSALGTAYVVEPAAMSSQIGSGALPVESLPSHGLVIRSADPRRAGQLLQQLEAALRRLPRPVIGRLRQDALWLDLRCLEATDQAAFIDNWKKLILAPV
- the fdhE gene encoding formate dehydrogenase accessory protein FdhE; its protein translation is MQRILQPGEIESLDHTSFPRVLLPDTSSLFLERANRIRQLAEGNPIADYLNFIASLVQAQHRAVQNLRVAEPDAAAIAQAQEFSSPLLPAADHLDPVWHQVLDGMLADLSGAGGLPAPLQPLIAELQATSAEERNALAKRLLTKELAARDVGMAPFAMAALQVVFARRASQLRAGDVPYTDPATICPVCAAEPVASVVRIGGKMAGHRYLHCGCCSTEWHMVRVKCSHCESTKGIHYQGLEGGKDVVLAETCDACGSYRKIVNQEKDPLAEPLADDLASLMLDLLMSEETRFQRASGNPLLFVAVAEPQADDSASVPDLH